One Triticum dicoccoides isolate Atlit2015 ecotype Zavitan chromosome 5B, WEW_v2.0, whole genome shotgun sequence genomic window carries:
- the LOC119308297 gene encoding heavy metal-associated isoprenylated plant protein 33-like, producing MSKEEVLKIQTCVLKVNIHCDGCQKKVKKILHKIEGVYQSTIDPEQGKVTVSGMVDPDTIIKKLTKAGKPAELWGSKAGMANQFQKLQLDGGGKGQAKDAGGKGQSKDAGGAKGQKGGGGGGGGASKDAKMMMPQPTAQQLQQLQQQMQMKGMKLPQFMDGKMPFAAAAPIKDPKSVKFSLPPEDEFGDDGSEFDDEFDDFDDEDDFDDDGLDDDYFDDPKMMMKPMAMPPNAGGGDKKGGNNGGKKEIPVQIKGNPNNGGGGGGGKKDAGGKQNQGGGGGNGNGGGKNGGGGQANNAKGGGGGGAPGGGGQAGQPGKKGGGGGPGLGVGGPMGGIGMPPQQQAMMRPNMMGAAGFPGMGPMGGPMGHHPHMGGAPAGGGTAHGMPAGGMPPPGFYQGGAGGGGGGGMPSGPAEMMQAAGNPMAQQQYMAMMQHQQQMMMQQQQQQQQHQAMMNGHAHAHPHHGGGGAPAGYPAMPMGYGYGRPPMPYPMAYPMPMQPHPHADPYNYFSDENPNSCSVM from the exons ATGAGTAAGGAGGAGGTCCTCAAGATACAG ACTTGCGTGCTCAAAGTGAACATCCACTGTGATGGCTgccagaagaaggtcaagaagatccTGCACAAGATTGAAG GGGTGTACCAATCCACCATAGACCCGGAGCAGGGGAAGGTGACGGTGTCTGGCATGGTGGATCCGGACACCATCATCAAGAAGCTGACCAAGGCTGGCAAGCCAGCCGAACTCTGGGGGTCCAAGGCTGGCATGGCTAACCAGTTTCAGAAGCTCCAACTTGACGGTGGTGGCAAGGGCCAGGCCAAGGACGCCGGTGGCAAGGGCCAGTCCAAGGACGCCGGCGGTGCCAAGGGCCAgaaaggtggcggcggcggcggcggaggtgctaGCAAGGACGCAAAGATGATGATGCCGCAGCCGACGGCGCAGCAGCTTCAGCAGCTGCAACAGCAGATGCAGATGAAGGGAATGAAGCTGCCGCAGTTCATGGACGGGAAGATGCCGTTCGCGGCGGCCGCGCCGATCAAGGACCCCAAGTCCGTCAAGTTCAGCCTCCCACCAGAGGATGAGTTCGGGGACGACGGCAGCGAGTTCGACGACGAGTTCGACGACTTCGACGACGAGGATGATTTCGACGATGACGGCCTCGACGACGACTACTTCGACGACCCCAAGATGATGATGAAGCCGATGGCCATGCCACCGAACGCCGGTGGAGGAGACAAGAAGGGCGGCAACAATGGTGGCAAGAAGGAGATCCCCGTGCAGATCAAGGGGAACCCCAAcaacggcggtggcggtggcggtggcaagAAAGACGCAGGTGGCAAGCAGAACCAAGGTGGCGGGGGCGGTAACGGCAACGGCGGTGGCAAGAATGGAGGCGGTGGCCAGGCGAACAAcgccaaaggaggaggaggaggaggcgccccgGGCGGCGGGGGCCAGGCGGGCCAACCTGGGAagaagggcggcggcggtggccccgGCCTCGGTGTCGGTGGACCGATGGGCGGCATCGGCATGCCGCCGCAGCAGCAGGCCATGATGAGGCCTAACATGATGGGCGCTGCCGGCTTTCCTGGTATGGGCCCGATGGGAGGGCCCATGGGCCACCACCCCCACATGGGAGGCGCGCCGGCCGGTGGCGGAACCGCTCATGGCATGCCGGCCGGTGGCATGCCTCCACCTGGGTTCTACCAGGGTGGcgcgggcggtggcggtggcggcggcatgcCGTCCGGCCCCGCCGAGATGATGCAGGCTGCCGGGAACCCCATGGCGCAGCAGCAGTACATGGCCatgatgcagcaccagcaacaaatgatgatgcagcagcagcagcagcagcaacaacatcaGGCGATGATGAACGGGCACGCCCACGCCCATCCCCAccacggcggtggcggcgctccggcgggGTACCCGGCGATGCCGATGGGGTACGGGTACGGGAGGCCGCCTATGCCGTACCCAATGGCGTACCCGATGCCGATGCAGCCGCACCCGCACGCGGACCCTTACAACTACTTCAGCGACGAGAACCCCAACAGCTGCTCGGTGATGTGA